From one Lactiplantibacillus paraplantarum genomic stretch:
- a CDS encoding ECF transporter S component — translation MGNLVGVKFNTRTIAMLGMLIALNVVISIFFHIPIPMTHGYINLCDAGIFIAALIFGWRGGAIVGGASGLLLDLLLGYPQYMFFSLLVHGLEGWLAGYLGAGKTQGRQVAAIGTAVVIMVAGYFISDSLMYTMATGLVGVPTNLVQAVVGGVLAFPIVAGVRPLIKKQTSL, via the coding sequence ATGGGTAATTTGGTGGGGGTTAAGTTTAATACACGAACGATTGCAATGTTGGGCATGCTGATTGCACTGAATGTTGTTATTTCAATTTTCTTTCATATTCCAATTCCAATGACCCATGGTTACATCAATTTGTGCGATGCGGGTATTTTTATTGCAGCACTGATTTTTGGTTGGCGTGGTGGCGCCATTGTTGGTGGCGCAAGTGGGTTGTTGTTAGATTTACTGCTTGGTTATCCGCAGTACATGTTTTTCTCATTGCTTGTTCATGGCCTGGAAGGCTGGCTAGCGGGATATTTAGGCGCCGGTAAGACGCAAGGGCGTCAGGTTGCGGCAATTGGAACCGCAGTTGTTATCATGGTTGCTGGTTATTTCATTTCGGATTCATTAATGTATACGATGGCGACTGGGTTAGTCGGAGTACCAACTAATTTGGTTCAGGCGGTTGTTGGTGGTGTTTTGGCTTTTCCAATTGTGGCTGGAGTACGACCGTTAATTAAAAAGCAAACAAGTTTGTAG
- a CDS encoding aldo/keto reductase: protein MIPTTTLNNGITMPQLGFGVFQVPNLDECEAAVTAALRAGYRLIDTATAYQNEAAVGRAIQKSGLNRDELFITSKLWVSEFTYERAQQGIDDSLRRLGLDYMDLYLLHQPYGDVMGAWRALEEAYQAGKIRAIGVSNFYADQLKNLELTMAVQPVVNQIEVNPWYQQSEEVAFNQHENVQVEAWAPFAEGKHAIFSHPTIQSIAQAHGKTTGQVILRWLLQRGITVIPKSVHPERMAENIAVFDFELTALEMTAMAELDLGVSQFFDHRDPVTIEQIFGASLRQLHE from the coding sequence ATGATTCCAACAACAACATTAAACAACGGTATAACGATGCCCCAATTAGGGTTTGGGGTGTTCCAAGTTCCCAACCTCGATGAATGTGAAGCGGCGGTCACGGCTGCCTTGAGAGCGGGGTATCGATTAATTGATACGGCAACCGCTTATCAAAATGAAGCTGCGGTGGGGCGTGCCATTCAAAAAAGTGGCCTCAATCGGGATGAACTGTTTATTACATCAAAATTATGGGTGTCAGAGTTCACCTATGAGCGGGCTCAACAAGGTATTGACGATTCATTGCGGCGGTTAGGTTTAGATTACATGGATCTATATCTTTTACACCAACCTTATGGTGATGTGATGGGGGCTTGGCGCGCGTTGGAAGAAGCGTATCAGGCAGGGAAGATTCGGGCCATTGGTGTTTCCAACTTTTATGCCGATCAACTAAAGAACTTAGAATTAACGATGGCAGTACAGCCGGTCGTTAATCAGATTGAAGTTAATCCGTGGTATCAGCAATCTGAGGAGGTCGCCTTTAATCAGCATGAAAATGTTCAAGTCGAAGCCTGGGCTCCATTTGCGGAAGGTAAGCATGCGATTTTTAGTCACCCAACCATTCAGTCCATCGCACAAGCCCATGGTAAAACAACTGGACAAGTGATTTTACGCTGGCTCTTGCAGCGTGGGATTACAGTTATTCCTAAATCGGTCCATCCTGAACGCATGGCTGAGAACATTGCAGTTTTTGATTTTGAATTAACGGCTTTAGAGATGACGGCAATGGCAGAACTTGATCTGGGTGTCAGTCAATTTTTTGATCACCGCGATCCCGTGACAATTGAGCAGATTTTCGGTGCCAGTTTACGACAATTACATGAATAA
- a CDS encoding LysR family transcriptional regulator, translated as MIENYLLEELITFAHEHTLAKTAVALNVTQPTITRGMQKLETMLNVHLFDRQPNRITLTPTGQLAAQEAELLLAQQRAFVTKIQNYAQSLVTLNAETTLPGPLALLSYLKKALPDTLQVNPALITIDQITDHLINRQANFIFSNQEILTTDIESRFIGSENLVVHLQKFMYRANQLSITFEELQGMSFVVLSAIGIWKDIIQQAIPDAKFLYQPQRTAFTEITKYSDFPYFSTNFTALEREQRIDTNDNDNRVAIPISNDRAHMPIYVNYLVSNRQSLMPLFKQFEAAWPTTMKKSSTL; from the coding sequence ATGATTGAGAATTACTTACTAGAAGAATTAATCACGTTTGCTCACGAACACACGCTAGCCAAAACGGCGGTCGCCTTGAACGTTACCCAACCAACGATTACTCGGGGAATGCAGAAATTAGAGACCATGCTTAACGTTCACCTATTTGATCGGCAACCGAATCGAATCACGTTGACGCCGACTGGTCAGTTAGCTGCTCAGGAGGCCGAACTATTATTAGCCCAACAGCGGGCCTTCGTGACCAAAATACAGAATTATGCCCAAAGTTTAGTCACACTGAATGCCGAAACGACCCTTCCAGGTCCACTCGCATTATTGTCATACTTGAAGAAGGCCTTGCCTGACACACTACAGGTGAACCCAGCATTAATTACAATTGATCAGATTACTGACCATCTCATTAATCGACAGGCAAATTTTATTTTCTCTAATCAAGAAATTTTAACAACTGACATTGAATCTCGCTTTATCGGTTCTGAAAATCTAGTAGTTCACCTGCAAAAATTCATGTATCGTGCTAATCAACTTAGTATTACATTTGAAGAACTCCAGGGGATGAGCTTCGTTGTTCTAAGCGCAATTGGTATTTGGAAAGATATTATTCAACAGGCCATTCCTGATGCCAAGTTTTTATATCAACCTCAACGCACAGCTTTTACAGAAATTACTAAGTACTCTGATTTTCCGTACTTCAGTACGAACTTTACAGCATTAGAACGAGAACAACGAATCGACACCAATGATAATGATAACCGCGTCGCCATTCCAATCAGTAATGATCGAGCGCATATGCCAATCTATGTCAATTATCTTGTTAGCAACCGTCAATCGCTGATGCCACTATTCAAACAGTTTGAAGCCGCGTGGCCCACTACCATGAAAAAATCATCTACGCTTTAG
- the tyrS gene encoding tyrosine--tRNA ligase, with protein sequence MNIIDDLKWRGAINQQTDEAGLKELTENQSVSLYCGIDPTGDSMHIGHLIPFMILKRFQLAGHHPYVVVGGGTGAIGDPSGKNSERKLQTMDQVKHNQDGLNAQMHKLFGNDENFSIVNNYDWLSKISLLDFLRDYGKLFSVNTMLNKEVVASRLEVGISYTEFTYQILQSVDFLHLYRAEHVQLQIGGADQWGNITAGTDLIHRLEGNEAKAYGLTIPLLLKADGTKFGKTAGGAVWLNPERTSPYEFYQFWINQDDRDVVKYLKYFTFLSHEEIDRLAETVKTAPEKREAQRRLAEEVTAFVHGKQAVVEAGNITKALFTGDVQSLTADEIEQGFKGVPSAEVTAEKQNIVLWLVDATKFEPSRRQAREDIKNGAIRINGEKVTDVDAEIDPAAAFNGKFVIVRRGKKRYFLAHVK encoded by the coding sequence ATGAACATTATTGATGATTTAAAATGGCGTGGTGCCATTAACCAACAAACGGATGAGGCGGGGCTAAAAGAGCTTACGGAAAATCAATCCGTTTCATTGTACTGTGGGATTGACCCAACTGGTGATAGTATGCATATCGGTCACTTGATTCCCTTCATGATTCTCAAACGATTCCAATTAGCTGGCCATCATCCATACGTGGTAGTTGGTGGTGGGACTGGTGCTATCGGTGATCCGTCTGGGAAGAATTCAGAACGTAAATTACAGACGATGGACCAAGTTAAGCATAATCAAGACGGTTTGAATGCCCAGATGCACAAATTGTTTGGTAATGATGAAAACTTTTCGATTGTCAACAACTACGATTGGTTGTCAAAGATTTCATTATTAGACTTTTTGCGTGATTACGGAAAGTTGTTCAGCGTGAACACGATGCTGAATAAAGAAGTCGTCGCCAGCCGCTTAGAAGTTGGTATCTCATACACTGAATTCACGTACCAAATTTTACAATCAGTCGACTTTTTACACTTATACCGTGCTGAACACGTGCAACTTCAAATTGGTGGGGCTGACCAGTGGGGCAATATTACGGCTGGGACGGATTTAATTCACCGCCTAGAAGGTAATGAAGCCAAAGCATACGGTTTAACGATTCCGTTATTACTGAAGGCGGATGGGACTAAATTCGGAAAGACTGCTGGTGGAGCAGTCTGGTTGAATCCTGAACGGACGTCGCCGTATGAATTTTACCAATTCTGGATCAACCAGGATGATCGTGACGTAGTCAAATATCTCAAGTACTTTACGTTCTTAAGTCATGAAGAAATTGATCGTTTGGCTGAAACGGTGAAGACAGCTCCCGAAAAGCGTGAAGCCCAACGGCGTTTAGCTGAAGAAGTGACGGCGTTTGTTCATGGTAAACAGGCGGTTGTTGAAGCGGGAAATATTACTAAGGCCTTATTTACTGGTGATGTTCAGAGCTTAACCGCTGATGAAATTGAACAAGGTTTTAAGGGTGTACCTTCTGCGGAAGTGACAGCTGAAAAGCAAAATATTGTTTTATGGTTAGTCGATGCGACTAAGTTTGAACCTTCACGGCGGCAGGCACGTGAAGACATTAAGAACGGTGCCATTCGAATTAACGGTGAAAAGGTAACAGATGTGGATGCAGAAATTGATCCAGCAGCGGCCTTTAACGGGAAATTTGTAATTGTGCGCCGGGGTAAGAAGCGGTATTTCTTAGCGCACGTTAAGTAA